A window of Thermosynechococcus sp. NK55a contains these coding sequences:
- the cruG gene encoding 2'-O-glycosyltransferase CruG yields MSTVTVGLAAIASGAIVAQAPWAAVLIARLGLGWRRPSPLTPQPSRPENLAKVSIIVPTLNEAQRLQPCLEGLMRQGYEVREILIVDSHSQDGTVEMVRAAQPWDPRLRVEFDPPLPPGWVGRPWALHTGFCRVHPDSEWILGIDADTQPQPGLVASLLETAQREQLDLISLSPCFILKTGGEWWLQPALLLTLIYRFGAAPPVATQPERILANGQCLLVRRSCLEAIGGYQVAASSFCDDVTLVRAIAAAGARVAFRDGSKVLKVRMYEGMAETWREWGRSLDLKDATPIAQVWGDAYFLWAVQGLPLPLLVLGLVALAVTTPTLPLEMATLLNGLLVLIRWGMTLAIAPVYDWQTGQGRWLFWLSPLADPLAALRITLSGWQRPKQWRGRTYSSQT; encoded by the coding sequence TTGAGTACCGTTACAGTTGGGCTAGCAGCGATCGCCAGTGGCGCGATCGTGGCACAGGCACCTTGGGCAGCTGTTTTAATCGCCCGTTTAGGGTTGGGTTGGCGACGCCCTTCCCCCTTGACCCCTCAGCCCTCCCGCCCAGAAAACTTGGCCAAGGTATCAATTATTGTACCCACCCTCAATGAGGCGCAGCGACTGCAGCCCTGTTTGGAGGGTCTCATGCGCCAGGGCTACGAGGTGCGGGAAATTCTTATTGTCGATAGTCATTCCCAAGATGGCACAGTTGAGATGGTACGGGCGGCGCAACCCTGGGATCCCCGTCTGCGAGTGGAGTTTGATCCTCCCCTACCGCCGGGGTGGGTGGGGCGGCCTTGGGCATTACATACGGGCTTTTGTCGTGTCCATCCTGACAGCGAATGGATTTTGGGAATTGATGCGGATACGCAACCGCAGCCCGGTCTTGTGGCCAGTCTTTTGGAAACAGCACAGCGGGAGCAATTGGATCTCATTTCCCTCTCACCCTGCTTTATCCTCAAGACGGGAGGCGAATGGTGGCTGCAACCGGCGTTACTTTTAACCTTGATCTATCGCTTTGGTGCAGCTCCGCCTGTGGCAACGCAACCGGAGCGGATTTTGGCCAATGGTCAGTGCCTGTTGGTGCGGCGATCCTGCCTCGAAGCGATCGGGGGGTACCAGGTTGCCGCTTCCTCTTTTTGTGATGATGTGACCTTGGTGCGAGCCATAGCAGCTGCGGGGGCGCGGGTGGCCTTTCGGGATGGCTCAAAGGTACTCAAGGTGCGCATGTATGAAGGAATGGCAGAAACTTGGCGGGAATGGGGGCGATCGCTGGACCTGAAGGATGCAACCCCAATTGCCCAAGTGTGGGGCGATGCCTATTTCCTCTGGGCAGTCCAGGGATTACCGTTGCCCCTGTTGGTTTTGGGGTTAGTGGCCCTGGCAGTCACTACTCCCACCCTGCCTCTTGAGATGGCGACATTGCTCAATGGCCTCCTGGTGCTGATTCGCTGGGGCATGACACTGGCGATCGCCCCTGTCTATGATTGGCAGACGGGTCAAGGGCGCTGGCTCTTTTGGCTGTCACCTCTTGCGGATCCCCTAGCGGCACTGCGCATTACCCTCTCCGGTTGGCAACGTCCCAAGCAGTGGCGAGGACGAACCTACAGTTCGCAAACTTAG
- a CDS encoding methionine gamma-lyase family protein, with protein sequence MTRTSLLTAAQGALATTFAAIDGRVKENLDRVLAAFRQHRLGVHHFSSMTGYGHGDLGREVLDRVFAQVMGAEAALVRVQFVSGTHAIATALFGVLRPGDELISLAGAPYDTLEEVIGLRGQGQGSLRDFGIHYREIPLLTSGEPDWGAIATCVQPQTRMVFIQRSCGYTWRPSLSLEDIGKMIQLIKSQNPDVVCFVDNCYGEFVETQEPPHVGADLIAGSLIKNPGGTIATAGGYLAGRADIIEQASYRLTAPGIGHEGGATFDQHRLLFQGLFLAPQMVGEALKCAHLLAYVFDQLGYPVNPAPLARRRDVIQAIQLGSPEKLIAFCRTLQRYSPVGSYLDPVPAPMPGYADDLVMAGGTFIDGSTSELSADGPLRPPYIVFCQGGTHFTHMALILEALLEDQTF encoded by the coding sequence TTGACGAGAACATCACTCTTAACTGCGGCCCAAGGGGCACTTGCAACTACATTTGCGGCAATTGATGGCCGCGTCAAGGAAAATTTAGATCGAGTTCTGGCAGCCTTTCGTCAGCACCGACTGGGGGTACACCACTTCAGTAGTATGACCGGCTATGGCCACGGCGATCTGGGGCGAGAGGTCCTGGATCGGGTGTTTGCACAGGTGATGGGGGCGGAGGCAGCTTTAGTGCGGGTGCAATTTGTCTCTGGTACCCACGCGATCGCCACCGCCCTCTTTGGGGTGCTACGTCCTGGGGATGAACTCATTTCCCTTGCCGGTGCTCCCTACGACACCCTAGAAGAGGTAATTGGCCTGCGGGGTCAAGGACAGGGCTCCCTCCGGGACTTTGGTATTCACTATCGCGAAATTCCCCTGCTGACCAGTGGTGAGCCGGATTGGGGGGCGATCGCCACCTGTGTTCAACCCCAAACCCGGATGGTGTTCATTCAACGCTCCTGCGGCTACACATGGCGCCCCAGCCTCAGCCTCGAAGACATTGGCAAAATGATTCAACTGATCAAGAGCCAGAATCCCGATGTGGTCTGTTTTGTGGATAACTGCTACGGTGAGTTTGTCGAGACCCAAGAACCACCCCATGTCGGTGCCGATTTAATTGCTGGCTCGCTGATTAAAAACCCTGGGGGTACCATCGCCACAGCGGGGGGCTATTTAGCGGGACGCGCTGATATCATTGAGCAGGCCAGTTATCGCCTCACCGCACCGGGAATTGGGCATGAAGGGGGGGCTACGTTTGATCAACATCGCCTGCTCTTTCAAGGGCTCTTCTTAGCACCACAAATGGTCGGTGAAGCCCTTAAGTGTGCCCACCTATTGGCCTATGTCTTTGACCAACTGGGCTATCCAGTCAACCCTGCCCCCCTCGCCCGCCGCCGCGATGTCATTCAAGCCATCCAATTGGGCAGTCCTGAGAAGCTGATTGCCTTTTGCCGCACCTTGCAACGCTACTCCCCCGTGGGTTCCTACTTGGATCCAGTACCGGCACCCATGCCCGGCTATGCCGATGATCTGGTGATGGCTGGCGGCACGTTTATTGATGGTAGCACCTCAGAACTGTCTGCTGATGGCCCCTTGCGTCCACCCTATATTGTCTTTTGTCAGGGAGGGACCCACTTCACCCACATGGCCTTAATTTTAGAAGCGCTCCTAGAGGATCAAACCTTTTGA